In one window of Mesorhizobium sp. B2-1-1 DNA:
- a CDS encoding dicarboxylate/amino acid:cation symporter: protein MHMADQSRAPAAQRKPLYAQLYVQVLVAITVGILLGHFYPSLGESMKPLGDAFIKLVKMIIAPVIFLTVATGIAGMSDLQKVGRVAGKAMLYFLTFSTLALIIGLIVANVVQPGAGFNIDPATLDAATVNSYAAKAHDQSVTGFLMNIIPATIVGAFADGDILQVLFFSVLFGIALALVGDKGAPVLNFLQALMAPMFKLVSVLMKAAPIGAFGAMAFTIGKYGIGSVINLAMLVGTFYMTAFLFVFIVLGAVCRYNGFSILSLIRYIKEELLLVLGTSSSEAALPSLMEKMEKAGAKRSVVGLVIPTGYSFNLDGTNIYMTLAALFIAQATNIHLSFGDQILLLLVAMLSSKGAAGITGAGFITLAATLSVVPAVPVAGMALILGVDRFMSECRALTNFVGNAVATLVVARWEGELDEAKLARALAGTADDSLPADIVPAE, encoded by the coding sequence ATGCACATGGCAGACCAATCACGCGCGCCCGCCGCGCAGCGCAAGCCGCTCTATGCCCAACTCTACGTGCAAGTGCTGGTGGCGATCACCGTCGGCATCCTGCTCGGCCATTTCTATCCGTCGCTCGGCGAGAGCATGAAGCCGCTTGGCGACGCCTTCATCAAGCTGGTCAAGATGATCATCGCCCCGGTCATCTTCCTGACGGTCGCCACCGGCATTGCCGGCATGAGCGACCTGCAGAAGGTCGGCCGCGTCGCCGGCAAGGCGATGCTCTACTTCCTCACCTTCTCGACGCTGGCGCTCATCATCGGCCTGATCGTGGCCAATGTCGTGCAGCCCGGGGCCGGCTTCAACATCGACCCGGCGACGCTCGACGCCGCGACCGTCAACAGCTACGCCGCCAAGGCGCACGACCAGTCGGTCACCGGCTTCCTGATGAACATCATCCCTGCCACCATCGTCGGCGCCTTCGCCGACGGCGACATATTGCAGGTGCTGTTCTTTTCAGTGCTGTTCGGCATTGCGCTGGCCCTGGTCGGCGACAAGGGCGCGCCGGTGCTCAATTTCCTGCAGGCGCTGATGGCGCCGATGTTCAAGCTGGTCAGCGTGCTGATGAAGGCAGCCCCTATCGGCGCCTTCGGCGCCATGGCCTTCACCATCGGCAAGTACGGCATCGGCTCGGTCATCAACCTCGCCATGCTGGTCGGCACCTTCTACATGACCGCTTTCCTGTTCGTGTTCATCGTGCTGGGCGCCGTCTGCCGCTACAACGGCTTCTCCATCCTGTCGCTGATCCGCTACATCAAGGAGGAGCTGCTTCTGGTGCTGGGCACCTCGTCTTCGGAAGCGGCACTGCCCTCGCTGATGGAGAAAATGGAGAAGGCCGGCGCGAAGCGCTCGGTGGTCGGCCTGGTCATCCCGACCGGCTATTCCTTCAACCTCGACGGCACCAACATCTACATGACGCTGGCCGCGCTGTTCATCGCGCAGGCGACGAACATCCACCTCTCCTTCGGCGACCAGATCCTGCTGCTCCTGGTGGCGATGCTTTCCTCCAAGGGGGCGGCCGGCATCACCGGCGCCGGCTTCATCACCCTTGCCGCCACGCTTTCGGTGGTGCCGGCCGTGCCTGTCGCCGGCATGGCGCTTATCCTCGGCGTCGATCGCTTCATGTCGGAATGCCGGGCGCTGACCAACTTCGTCGGCAATGCGGTGGCGACGCTGGTGGTGGCGCGCTGGGAAGGCGAACTCGACGAGGCCAAACTGGCCAGGGCGCTGGCGGGAACGGCCGACGACAGCCTGCCGGCGGACATCGTTCCAGCCGAGTAA
- a CDS encoding sensor histidine kinase — protein sequence MARLRDGRWLILLVALAMLAGAVAIAGRLAANQAAGNLRDGALAALPLAAGTLTGEIEKQRLVPLVLARDDAVRDALRRAGKTQETALDDKLRAIAADASASAIYVIDTAGIAISASNAGEPGSFVGIDYNFRHYFTDAMTKGAASQYGLGTISGRPGLYLASRVDDGKTPLGVAVLKVELDGVEANWRSSGFVVFVTDERGVVLATSRPEWRFHALAPLSAADAATAHAQLQLAETGFEPLPIRRGAGDGLATIDNAGKSRQFVEVAQDLPGAVPGWRLWLLTPADAALTSAANTARLTTLLALLLTGLLAYVLLRRRRARRLRQEALARMNAELESRVSTRTAELTRSNMALAGEIAERENAEAKVRRLRDDLAQANRLSILGQIAAGVAHEINQPVAAIRTYAENAGRFLHGGKVESVSGNLTSIVSMTERIGAITSTLRTFARRPGVAASPLPVREAIDGALSLLSGRIRDSGVTVVKPRGTASPTVMASRIRLEQILVNLLQNALDALKDRPDPRIEIELAERDDRVLVSVRDNGPGLGPEAAGNLFMPFQTTKEKGLGLGLVISQEIAQELGGTLRLDPGSTKGASFTIDLRRIE from the coding sequence ATGGCCAGGCTGCGTGACGGCCGCTGGCTCATTCTCCTGGTCGCCCTGGCAATGCTGGCGGGAGCGGTCGCGATTGCCGGGCGCCTTGCCGCCAACCAGGCCGCCGGCAATCTGCGCGACGGAGCACTGGCAGCCTTGCCGCTGGCGGCGGGCACCCTGACCGGCGAAATCGAAAAGCAGCGTCTCGTTCCCTTGGTGCTGGCACGCGACGATGCGGTGCGCGACGCGTTGCGCCGGGCCGGCAAAACCCAAGAGACAGCGCTCGACGACAAGCTCCGCGCCATTGCCGCCGACGCCTCGGCATCCGCCATCTATGTCATCGACACGGCAGGCATCGCGATATCGGCCAGCAACGCCGGCGAGCCGGGCAGCTTCGTCGGCATCGACTACAATTTCCGCCACTATTTCACCGACGCCATGACCAAGGGCGCCGCCAGCCAGTATGGCCTCGGCACGATCAGCGGCAGGCCGGGACTTTATCTCGCCAGCCGCGTCGATGACGGCAAGACGCCGCTCGGCGTTGCCGTACTGAAGGTCGAACTCGACGGAGTCGAAGCCAATTGGCGCTCCAGCGGCTTTGTCGTCTTCGTCACCGACGAGCGCGGTGTCGTGCTGGCGACCAGCCGGCCCGAGTGGCGTTTCCACGCGCTTGCGCCGCTCTCGGCCGCGGATGCCGCGACAGCCCACGCGCAGCTTCAACTTGCCGAAACCGGCTTCGAACCGCTGCCGATACGACGCGGTGCCGGTGATGGCCTGGCGACAATCGACAATGCCGGAAAATCGCGCCAGTTCGTCGAAGTGGCGCAGGACCTGCCCGGCGCCGTTCCCGGCTGGCGTCTGTGGCTGCTCACGCCTGCCGATGCCGCTTTGACGTCGGCCGCCAACACGGCGCGCCTGACCACGCTGCTGGCGTTGCTGCTCACGGGTTTGCTTGCCTACGTGCTTCTCAGGCGCCGCCGTGCGCGCCGCCTGAGGCAGGAAGCGCTGGCGCGCATGAATGCCGAGCTGGAGAGCAGGGTAAGCACGCGAACGGCGGAACTGACCCGCTCCAACATGGCCCTTGCCGGCGAGATCGCCGAGCGCGAAAACGCCGAGGCCAAGGTTCGCCGGCTGCGCGACGACCTCGCCCAGGCCAACCGGCTTTCCATCCTCGGCCAGATCGCCGCCGGCGTCGCGCATGAGATCAACCAGCCGGTGGCGGCGATACGCACCTACGCCGAGAATGCCGGCCGCTTCCTGCATGGCGGCAAGGTCGAATCCGTCTCGGGCAACCTGACATCGATCGTGTCGATGACCGAGCGCATCGGCGCCATCACCAGCACGCTGCGCACCTTCGCGCGGCGACCAGGCGTCGCCGCCTCGCCATTGCCCGTGCGCGAAGCGATCGACGGCGCGCTGTCGCTCCTGTCCGGCCGCATCCGCGATTCCGGCGTGACCGTCGTCAAGCCGCGCGGCACCGCCTCGCCGACGGTCATGGCCAGCCGAATCCGGCTGGAGCAGATCCTGGTCAATCTCTTGCAGAATGCGCTGGATGCCCTGAAGGACCGGCCCGATCCGCGCATCGAGATCGAGCTTGCCGAGCGCGACGACAGGGTGCTGGTTTCGGTGCGCGACAATGGACCTGGCCTCGGGCCGGAAGCGGCCGGCAATCTGTTCATGCCGTTCCAGACCACAAAGGAAAAGGGGCTTGGCCTCGGTCTGGTGATCTCGCAGGAGATCGCCCAGGAACTGGGCGGCACGCTGCGCCTCGATCCGGGCAGCACGAAAGGCGCATCCTTCACCATAGATCTGAGGCGAATTGAATGA
- a CDS encoding ROK family protein — MSNEAALAIDLGGTELRAALVDRDGKILAFAAVPTQAQAGPEVVIGQIEALAATIHAEAPALAILGVGVGAPGPLDPLAGIAVGPPTLAGWLDVPLADILERRLGLPVRLENDANAAALGEWRFGAGHGARSLVFVTVSTGIGGGVVVDGRILHGRRGLAAEIGHMTITNEGERCICGVVGCFEAIASGTALGRRANAATSAFDGSTLRRLSANAEVTGRHVVDAARLQDDLALALLEEEARWLGVGFTNLLHLYSPDVLVVGGGIANGLDLMAPAIEATIRQRAMRAYRDVPVVQAQLGRHAGLIGAASLVLFADGTARLPVDGPSRYPGHEDGH, encoded by the coding sequence ATGAGCAACGAGGCCGCTCTCGCGATCGATCTGGGCGGCACCGAGCTTCGTGCCGCCCTGGTCGACCGTGATGGCAAGATACTGGCGTTCGCGGCGGTGCCGACGCAGGCGCAGGCCGGTCCCGAAGTGGTGATCGGCCAGATCGAGGCTCTCGCCGCGACCATCCATGCCGAGGCGCCGGCGCTCGCCATCCTCGGTGTCGGCGTCGGCGCGCCGGGACCGCTCGATCCGCTGGCCGGCATCGCGGTCGGGCCGCCGACGCTTGCCGGCTGGCTGGACGTGCCGCTGGCCGACATCCTCGAGCGGCGGCTCGGCCTGCCGGTGCGGCTGGAGAACGACGCCAATGCGGCAGCGCTCGGCGAGTGGCGCTTCGGCGCCGGCCACGGCGCCCGTTCGCTCGTCTTCGTCACCGTCTCGACCGGCATCGGCGGCGGCGTCGTCGTCGACGGGCGCATCCTGCATGGCCGCCGGGGTCTTGCCGCCGAGATCGGCCACATGACCATAACCAACGAAGGCGAGCGCTGCATATGCGGCGTCGTCGGCTGTTTCGAGGCCATCGCCTCGGGCACCGCGCTCGGCCGCCGCGCCAATGCCGCGACGTCGGCCTTCGACGGCTCGACGCTGCGCCGCCTCTCGGCTAATGCCGAGGTGACGGGCCGCCATGTCGTCGATGCAGCGCGGCTGCAGGACGATCTCGCCCTGGCCCTGCTCGAGGAGGAAGCGCGCTGGCTCGGCGTCGGCTTCACCAACCTCCTGCATCTCTATTCGCCCGACGTGCTGGTCGTCGGCGGCGGCATCGCCAATGGCCTCGATCTGATGGCTCCGGCAATAGAGGCGACAATCCGCCAGCGCGCCATGCGCGCCTATCGCGACGTGCCGGTGGTTCAGGCCCAGCTCGGCCGCCACGCCGGGCTGATCGGCGCGGCAAGCCTTGTCCTGTTCGCCGATGGCACGGCCCGCCTGCCTGTCGACGGGCCGAGCAGATATCCCGGACACGAGGACGGACACTGA
- a CDS encoding ribulose-phosphate 3-epimerase, whose protein sequence is MISKLLSGPAAIAALPRDRLIAEFSLWSADLANFESDLRRIEPYVDLHHIDVADGHFAPSFLFFPDLVARIAKLTAKPIHVHLMVDGTIVGEQTRQFIEAGADMISVHAENGEAGLRAVRLARELGAEAGVVLRLETPVEAVRPFVSEVAFVTLLGTAIGVKGQGLSEKACDRLVEARAILRKTGREADVVLAADGGIRHETVPLLRAAGAETVVLGSLAFGDKDLAGRIGWLHGLKVAA, encoded by the coding sequence ATGATCTCGAAACTCCTTTCAGGCCCGGCCGCCATCGCCGCATTGCCGCGCGATCGTCTGATCGCCGAATTCTCGCTGTGGTCGGCCGATCTCGCCAATTTCGAGAGCGACCTCAGGCGCATCGAACCCTATGTCGATCTTCACCACATCGATGTCGCTGACGGCCACTTCGCGCCGTCCTTCCTGTTCTTTCCCGATCTGGTCGCTCGCATCGCCAAGCTGACGGCCAAGCCCATCCATGTCCATCTGATGGTCGACGGGACAATCGTCGGGGAACAGACGCGCCAATTCATCGAGGCCGGCGCCGACATGATCAGCGTCCATGCCGAGAATGGCGAAGCAGGATTGCGCGCTGTGCGGCTGGCGCGCGAACTTGGCGCCGAAGCCGGCGTCGTGCTGCGGCTGGAAACGCCGGTCGAAGCGGTGAGGCCCTTCGTGTCCGAAGTCGCGTTCGTCACGCTTCTGGGAACCGCGATCGGCGTCAAGGGGCAAGGCCTTTCGGAGAAAGCCTGCGACAGGTTGGTTGAGGCCCGCGCCATCCTGCGCAAGACCGGACGCGAGGCGGACGTGGTTCTTGCCGCCGACGGCGGCATCCGCCATGAGACCGTGCCGCTGCTGCGTGCCGCGGGTGCCGAGACCGTGGTTCTTGGTTCGCTCGCCTTCGGTGACAAGGATCTGGCCGGCCGCATTGGCTGGCTGCACGGGCTGAAAGTCGCGGCATGA